One part of the Acidobacteriota bacterium genome encodes these proteins:
- the gndA gene encoding NADP-dependent phosphogluconate dehydrogenase → MTKAHFGMIGLGTMGRNFLLNIAEHGIPGVGYDLDADKRELLLKESAGTPVDVGTDLTDFIAKLESPRNIMMLVPAGPIVDKVIADLAPLLDKDDLIIDGGNSHFTDTDRRIAELEAKGVGFMGIGVSGGEEGARHGASIMPGGKREHYERIETTLQAVSAKVNGEPCVAYMGSGSAGHFVKMVHNGIEYGMMQLLAETYDFMQRVLRMANTEMHRTFTDWNGGELNSFLVEITAEVLRKTDPETGNPLVAMILDTAGQKGTGKWTSQAAMDHGVPIPTIDTAVSMRQISSQKAVRTKIASKYSGMSTTADQSHSRTSVGELKDALLCAFILTYGQGMSLLQKASVESSYGLDLAEIARIWRGGCIIRSKLLETIRVAYSSDPSLDNLMLDKTFADMLNSRIGSLRKAVVAFNENGIPAACFSSALAYFDAFRTERLPANLIQAQRDYFGAHTYQRVDKDGTFHTDDWDK, encoded by the coding sequence ATGACAAAGGCACATTTTGGAATGATCGGCCTCGGCACAATGGGCCGCAATTTTCTGCTCAATATCGCCGAACACGGCATCCCCGGCGTCGGTTACGACCTCGACGCCGATAAACGCGAATTGCTTCTCAAAGAAAGTGCAGGGACGCCGGTCGATGTCGGCACCGATCTAACCGATTTCATTGCAAAACTCGAATCTCCACGCAACATCATGATGCTCGTCCCTGCGGGACCGATCGTTGACAAAGTGATCGCCGACCTGGCACCGCTCCTTGATAAGGACGACCTGATCATAGACGGCGGCAACTCGCATTTTACCGACACCGACCGCCGTATCGCCGAGCTTGAGGCAAAAGGCGTCGGTTTTATGGGCATCGGCGTTAGCGGCGGCGAAGAAGGTGCTCGTCACGGGGCAAGCATAATGCCCGGCGGGAAACGCGAGCATTACGAACGCATCGAAACCACGCTGCAAGCCGTTTCTGCGAAGGTAAACGGCGAACCGTGCGTCGCGTACATGGGCTCGGGCTCTGCCGGGCACTTCGTCAAGATGGTTCACAACGGCATCGAGTACGGCATGATGCAGCTTCTCGCTGAAACGTACGATTTCATGCAGCGTGTCCTGCGGATGGCAAATACCGAGATGCACCGCACATTTACCGATTGGAACGGCGGCGAACTCAATTCGTTCCTCGTCGAGATCACGGCCGAGGTTTTGAGAAAGACCGATCCCGAGACCGGAAATCCTCTGGTCGCGATGATCCTCGACACTGCCGGCCAAAAGGGAACCGGCAAATGGACGTCGCAAGCAGCTATGGATCACGGTGTGCCGATCCCGACGATCGATACCGCCGTCTCGATGCGTCAGATCTCGTCGCAGAAGGCAGTTCGAACCAAGATCGCATCGAAATACTCGGGGATGTCGACCACCGCCGATCAGAGTCATTCGAGAACGTCGGTCGGCGAACTCAAAGATGCACTTTTGTGTGCATTTATCCTTACCTACGGACAGGGAATGTCCCTGCTTCAAAAAGCGTCGGTCGAAAGCAGCTACGGCCTCGATCTCGCCGAGATCGCCCGAATTTGGCGTGGCGGCTGCATCATTCGCTCAAAACTGCTCGAAACGATCCGCGTGGCGTACTCATCGGATCCGTCGCTCGACAACCTTATGCTTGATAAGACGTTCGCCGACATGTTGAATTCACGCATCGGTTCGCTTCGAAAGGCTGTCGTCGCATTCAACGAAAACGGCATTCCGGCGGCATGTTTCTCGTCTGCTCTCGCATATTTCGACGCCTTCCGCACCGAACGCCTCCCCGCAAACCTCATCCAGGCCCAACGCGACTACTTCGGTGCCCACACCTACCAACGGGTAGACAAAGATGGCACTTTTCATACTGACGATTGGGATAAGTAG